A genomic window from Desulfuromonas sp. TF includes:
- a CDS encoding DUF2235 domain-containing protein — protein MAKNIVICCDGTGNEYKEPSTNVLKLYTMLPRAGNERDRSDQITYYDPGVGTLSLPFALTRVGRAVTKALGLGFGLGITRDISDAYQFLMETYEPGDKVYLFGFSRGAYTVRAVAAILYKCGLLRPGRENMLPYALKIFKHERNPRIYVGFKRTFSRHCPIHFMGLWDTVKSVGWIYDPLTLQFTMNNPTVGVVRQAIAIDERRCFYRQNLWSEPSKGQDVKQVWFAGAHADVGGGYSEINSGLSKIALKWMVDEAMPHGLLIDREAYDRILRTEVSGHLREKVRSNVEEKIFQHPPDYRGMLHRSLKRLWWIPEFIPKLYKDEANNFRKSWKIPLGQRRRIKEGVTLHVTVQQRLDDGGLD, from the coding sequence ATGGCCAAGAACATCGTCATCTGCTGTGACGGAACAGGGAACGAATACAAGGAACCGTCCACCAACGTCCTCAAGCTCTACACCATGCTCCCCCGAGCCGGTAACGAGCGGGACCGCTCAGACCAGATCACCTATTACGATCCGGGGGTCGGGACCCTCAGCCTGCCCTTCGCGCTCACCCGGGTGGGGAGGGCCGTAACCAAGGCGCTCGGTCTCGGGTTCGGGCTCGGTATCACACGGGATATCAGCGACGCATATCAATTCCTGATGGAGACCTACGAACCCGGAGATAAGGTCTACCTCTTCGGGTTCAGTCGGGGCGCCTATACCGTCCGGGCCGTGGCCGCGATTCTCTATAAGTGCGGCCTTCTGCGTCCCGGCCGGGAGAACATGCTCCCCTATGCGCTGAAAATATTCAAGCACGAGCGCAATCCACGCATCTACGTCGGCTTCAAGCGCACCTTTTCGCGCCACTGCCCGATTCATTTCATGGGCCTTTGGGACACGGTGAAGTCGGTCGGCTGGATCTACGATCCCCTCACCCTCCAGTTCACCATGAACAATCCGACCGTCGGCGTCGTGCGGCAAGCGATCGCCATCGACGAACGGCGCTGCTTCTACCGCCAGAACCTGTGGAGCGAGCCCTCCAAGGGGCAGGACGTGAAGCAGGTCTGGTTCGCCGGCGCACATGCCGATGTGGGGGGCGGTTACAGCGAAATAAATAGCGGCCTATCTAAGATCGCTCTCAAATGGATGGTCGACGAGGCGATGCCGCACGGTCTGCTCATCGACCGTGAAGCCTACGACCGCATCCTCCGAACAGAGGTTTCCGGGCATCTGCGGGAGAAGGTCCGCAGCAACGTAGAGGAGAAGATCTTCCAGCATCCCCCAGATTACAGGGGGATGCTGCACCGGTCGCTTAAGAGGCTCTGGTGGATTCCGGAGTTCATTCCGAAGCTTTACAAGGATGAGGCGAACAATTTCAGGAAGAGTTGGAAGATACCCCTCGGACAGCGACGCAGGATCAAGGAGGGGGTGACGCTGCACGTTACGGTACAGCAGCGGCTGGATGACGGCGGGCTGGATTAG
- a CDS encoding ATP-binding protein, protein MINLKPEVVARLERVLSSVEVLLPKAVAPIDWATCHAANWRRHSFSGFLESVKVTDTTTLDELLGVEEQKEIMVNNTRQFLVGLPANNALLWGSRGTGKSSLVKALLNEFGPKGLRVIQVEKEDLVYLSEIFSAIEDQPYRFILLCDDLTFEVGELGYKMLKSALDGSVYSAPENVLIYVTSNRRHLLPEYESDHLGGKYVKGELQQSEAMEEKVSLSDRFGLWVPFHVFSQDRYLDAVRLCVEREAGMREVEIPWSKELEQAAIKWSHDKTKRCGRTAFQFAKNWIGRYLLFKMAV, encoded by the coding sequence ATGATCAACCTGAAACCCGAAGTTGTCGCGCGGCTCGAGCGCGTGCTCAGTTCCGTCGAGGTATTGCTCCCCAAGGCCGTCGCCCCCATCGACTGGGCCACCTGCCATGCCGCCAACTGGCGCCGGCACTCTTTTTCCGGTTTCCTCGAGTCGGTCAAGGTGACCGACACCACCACGCTTGATGAACTGCTCGGCGTCGAGGAACAGAAGGAGATCATGGTCAATAACACCCGCCAGTTCCTTGTCGGTCTGCCGGCCAACAACGCCCTGCTCTGGGGCTCGCGCGGCACCGGCAAATCGTCCCTGGTCAAAGCCCTTCTCAACGAATTCGGACCCAAGGGGCTGCGCGTCATCCAGGTCGAGAAGGAGGATCTGGTCTATCTCTCGGAGATCTTCTCCGCCATCGAGGACCAGCCCTACCGTTTCATCCTGCTGTGCGACGATCTCACCTTCGAGGTCGGCGAACTCGGCTACAAGATGCTCAAGAGCGCTCTGGACGGGTCGGTCTACTCGGCCCCCGAAAACGTCCTCATCTACGTGACCTCCAACCGTCGGCACCTGCTTCCCGAGTACGAGTCGGACCACCTCGGCGGCAAGTACGTCAAGGGGGAGCTGCAGCAGAGCGAGGCGATGGAGGAGAAGGTCTCCCTCTCGGACCGTTTCGGCCTCTGGGTCCCCTTCCACGTATTCTCCCAGGACCGCTACCTCGATGCCGTGCGCCTGTGCGTCGAGAGGGAGGCCGGAATGCGGGAGGTGGAGATCCCCTGGAGCAAGGAGCTGGAGCAGGCCGCCATCAAATGGTCCCACGACAAGACCAAGCGCTGCGGCCGGACGGCCTTCCAGTTCGCCAAGAACTGGATCGGCCGTTACCTGCTGTTCAAGATGGCGGTGTGA
- a CDS encoding DUF6632 domain-containing protein: protein MREEDRLRYLKIALVVIGVIFIAGIYLMMNVVWPEGWGWTPRQYEYEQMIMGVYAVLGVFLIRAARDPLAHASLIWFTVWSSIVHAGIMLVQALVDETERANLLGDVPALFLVAAVLWVLMPRKGKA, encoded by the coding sequence ATGAGAGAGGAAGATCGGCTCAGGTACCTGAAAATCGCCCTGGTCGTCATCGGCGTCATCTTCATCGCCGGGATCTACCTGATGATGAACGTGGTCTGGCCGGAGGGGTGGGGGTGGACGCCGCGCCAGTACGAATACGAGCAGATGATCATGGGGGTTTACGCCGTGCTCGGGGTGTTCCTGATCCGGGCCGCCCGGGATCCCCTGGCCCACGCAAGCCTGATCTGGTTCACCGTCTGGTCGAGCATCGTCCATGCCGGCATCATGCTGGTGCAGGCCCTCGTCGACGAGACGGAGCGGGCGAACCTGCTGGGCGACGTACCGGCCCTGTTCCTGGTGGCGGCCGTGCTGTGGGTGCTCATGCCGCGAAAGGGGAAGGCGTGA
- a CDS encoding type II toxin-antitoxin system RelE/ParE family toxin, with the protein MITVAETSEYARRAGKLFSENERTELIFYLAAHPEAGDVMEGTGGVRKLRWRRQGKGKSGGARVIYFYHSDRMPLYLLTIYGKNEKDNLSAAERNELAKLTKLLAKTAWRTDGGNK; encoded by the coding sequence ATGATTACTGTTGCCGAGACCTCCGAATACGCCAGGCGGGCCGGAAAGCTTTTTTCAGAAAACGAGCGGACCGAGCTGATTTTCTACCTTGCCGCTCATCCGGAAGCGGGCGACGTCATGGAAGGGACAGGCGGAGTGCGGAAGCTCCGCTGGCGGCGGCAGGGGAAGGGGAAAAGTGGCGGAGCCCGGGTGATCTATTTCTACCACAGCGACCGAATGCCCCTCTATCTTCTGACCATCTACGGGAAGAACGAAAAGGACAACCTCTCCGCAGCCGAGAGGAACGAACTGGCCAAGCTGACAAAGCTGCTGGCGAAAACGGCGTGGAGAACCGATGGAGGAAATAAATGA
- a CDS encoding type II toxin-antitoxin system Phd/YefM family antitoxin, whose amino-acid sequence MNAIPAQELKRRGIAAVDDIIDKGDVHVIRNNQPQYVVLSEERYQELVADAQEAYLARVRASLEDVKAGRVQKFATAEDLLKALDADEPA is encoded by the coding sequence ATGAACGCCATTCCGGCCCAGGAACTCAAGCGGCGGGGGATCGCCGCGGTGGACGATATCATCGACAAGGGCGATGTCCATGTGATCCGCAACAATCAGCCGCAGTACGTGGTGCTTTCGGAGGAACGCTACCAGGAACTGGTCGCCGACGCGCAGGAGGCCTACCTGGCGCGGGTGCGGGCCTCGCTGGAGGACGTCAAGGCGGGGCGGGTGCAGAAGTTCGCGACGGCCGAGGACCTGCTCAAGGCGCTCGATGCCGACGAGCCGGCCTGA
- a CDS encoding DNA-binding transcriptional regulator, with translation MSDLFESIKRGLEEAVAHRKGEKTGVRLFVPEEVDVKKVREKTGLTQEQFAATFGISLGTLRHWERGDRKPHGPALVLLNAVAKEPGTLLRILTGDKSRSA, from the coding sequence ATGAGCGATCTTTTTGAAAGCATAAAGCGCGGACTGGAAGAGGCCGTCGCTCACCGGAAAGGGGAGAAAACCGGCGTGCGGCTTTTCGTCCCCGAAGAGGTGGATGTCAAGAAGGTGCGGGAAAAGACCGGGCTGACGCAGGAACAGTTCGCCGCGACGTTCGGCATCAGCCTTGGAACACTGCGTCATTGGGAAAGAGGCGACCGCAAGCCGCACGGCCCGGCGCTCGTCCTTCTCAATGCGGTCGCCAAGGAACCCGGTACTCTTCTTCGGATATTAACAGGGGACAAGAGCCGGAGTGCGTGA
- a CDS encoding type II toxin-antitoxin system mRNA interferase toxin, RelE/StbE family, whose product MFTITTPQQFLRQVRKFFKKHPDLKPRFAKVLADLQRDPSQHHLELHPLTGKLAGCHAVSLTYSYRITLTLYITEQEIVLLDIGSHDEVYR is encoded by the coding sequence ATGTTTACAATCACCACCCCGCAGCAGTTTCTGCGGCAGGTGCGTAAGTTCTTCAAGAAACATCCCGACCTGAAGCCGCGTTTCGCCAAGGTGCTGGCCGACCTGCAACGCGACCCCTCTCAGCATCATCTCGAACTCCACCCCCTGACCGGCAAGCTCGCCGGTTGCCATGCTGTCAGTCTCACCTACAGCTATCGCATCACTCTGACCTTGTACATTACCGAACAGGAGATCGTTCTGCTCGACATCGGCAGCCATGATGAGGTGTATCGGTGA